CCTCGTAATAGGGTTCGATGATCATGTGCACCTCGCCGAACTGGCCTGCGCCGCCCGACTGCTTCTTGTGGCGGTAGTCGGCCTGCGCGACCTTGGTGATGGTTTCGCGGTAGGGAATCTTCGGCGCGATGTATTCGTAGGCGAGTTTGTTCTCCTTCTCGATGCGCGAGCGCAGGATGTTCAGGTGGTGTTCGCCCTGACCCTGGATGATGGTCTGCTTCAACTCTTTGGAGTATTCGACCAGAATGGTCGGGTCTTCGAATTTGGCGTCGTTGAGCACCTTGCCCAGTTTCTCTTCGTCGGCCTGGTCCTTGCATTTGATGGCGGCGCGGTAGCGCGGTTCGGGGAAGGCGATCGGCTCGACGGTCACGGGAGCCGACGGGGCCGAAAGCGTGTCGTTCGTCCGCGTGCCCTTCAGCTTCACCGTGCAGCCGATGTCGCCGGCCATGAGTTCCGTGACCTTGATCCGGTTCTTGCCCGCCACGGCGAACAGCTGCGAGAGTTTTTCCTTGTTTCCGGTGCGGGTGTTCACCAGCTCCGCTCCCTCGGCGATCCTGCCTCGGATGACGCGGAAATAGGTGATCTCGCCGATATGCTGTTCCACCTGGCTCTTGAAGACGAATGCCACGGCGGGTGCGGTCTCGTCGGCCGTGATCTCCTCGCCTTCGGTCGAAAGGAATGCCGGGGCTTTCTGCGGACCGGGCGCCACGTTGATGATGAACTCCATCAGACGCTTGGTGCCGATGTCGCGTTTGCCCGAGGTGCAGAAGATGGGCATCACTTCGCGTTTCGAGACGCCGATCTTCAGGCCCGAGCGGATGTCGTCCTGCGTGAGCGTGCCTTTGTCGAAGTAGAGTTCCATCAGCGCCTCGTCGTGTTCGGCGGCCATCTCGACCAGCTCCTTGTTCAGCTCCTGGGCCTTTTCAAGCTCTTCGGCCGGAATTTCCAGCTCCTCGCGGTGGCCGTCGTTGTCCTTGAAGCGGTACATCTTCATCAGCAGTACGTCGATGAAGGCGTTGAACTCCGGACCCTGGTTGACGGGATACTGCACGATGACGGGTTTCACGCGCGACGAAGCCCGGATCGACTCGACCGTGGCCTCGAAGCTGGCCTTCTCGGCGTCCAGCTGGTTCACCACGCCGATCACGGGTTTTTGCAGCAGCCGGGCGTAGCGGGCCTGAATCTCGCTGCCCACCTCCCAGCCGTTCTGGGCGTTGAACAGGAAGACGCCCACGTCTCCGACCTTGAAGGCCGAGAAGAGGCTTCCGCAGAAGTCGTCCGAGCCGGGGCAGTCGATGATGTTCAACTTGCGGTCCATGAATTCGGTGAAGAGGATCGTCGAATAGATCGAGCGTTTGTATTCGTGCTCGATATCCGTGTTGTCCGAGAGCGTGTTGTTCGCCTCGATACTACCCCTGCGGTCGATGACCTTACCCTCGAAGGCCATCGCTTCGGCAAGGGTAGTTTTACCCGTGCCGGGCGCGCCGATGAGTACGATGTTCTTGATCTCTTTAGCTGAATAATTTTTCATATTCTCGTATGGTTTTAAGGTTTTTCGGTTAGCCGACTATAAATATACAAATTATTCGTGAAAAACAACTTCGGGAATGAAAAAATCGCCCCATGAGGGCGATTTTTCGGTCTGTCGGAACCGCGGATTCACTTTGCGGCCGCGGGACAGTAGTGCGCCAGCGCGGGCAGAACGATCCGCTCCATGACGTCGTATCCTTCGGGCGTGGGATGCACGCCGTCTTTGGTGTACTCGCTGCGCATCGAGCCGTCTCCGGCGTCCATCGCCGTGTAATAGTCGACCCAGATCAGCCCGCGGTCGGAGGCGTACCGGTGCAGCCGTGCGTTCAGGTCCCGGATTTTTTCGGGAACCGACTCGATCTCGGTCCTCCAGGGGTATTTTCCGGCCGGGAGCACGGAGCAGATGATCGGCCGGATGCCTGCGGCCATTGCCAGCTCGGCCATCGAGATGATGTTTTCGACGATGTGCTGGGTGGCGATCGGCCCGTTGTTTTGCGCCAGGTCGTTCGTCCCGGCGAGGATCACCACCGCCTGCGGATGGAGGTTGATCACGTCGGCCCGGAAGCGGCAGAGCATCTGGCCGGTGACCTGCCCGCCGATTCCGCGGCAGGCGAAATTGTTCGCCGTGAAGAATTCGGGATGGGCGTTGTCCCATCCGTCGGTGATCGAGTTGCCCATGAACACCACCGCGGGCGGGGTCGTGAGCTGCGCATTGGCTTCGGCATAGCGGCCGTAGTTGGCCCAGTCGCGCTGTTGGGCCGTCAGCAGGGCCGGAAGTGCGAGCGCGATCAGCAGAATCAGTTTTTTCATGGAGGTCGTTACTTTTTTTGAGCTTGGGTGATGTTGCGTGCGTTGCGTTCGTCGTCGCTGCGGCGGCGTTTGCCTCCGAAACGGCCGAAGAGCCATCCCGCCGCGAAGGCGGCCAGCAGGAGAATGATGTCCACGAAGACGCTCGCCAGCCACCGTTGGATGGCCGGAGCGAAATTCCAGAGCAGCAGGAAGACGATCAGGATGCCCAGCAGGCCCAGGCCGATTGTCCATTTTTTGTCCATAGTCGTATTATTGAGATTATTCTTTTTCCGCTCCGGCTAAAAGCCGGGTTTTAAAGAGGACCGAAGCGCAGTACAGGCTCCGATATGCAATTCCTGCCGTCGCCCCTAAAAAAGGCTTTTTAAGCCTTCCAGTTCTTCGACTGTGACGGGGATTTTCCGGTCGCCGATGATGCGGCTGCCCGACTCCGTCACGAGGATGTCGTCCTCGATGCGGATGCCGCCGAAATCGCGGTAGGCCTCCAGCGCGTCGTAGTCGACGATGCCCTTGTATTTCCCTTCGGCGCGGCACTTGTCGATCAGCGCGGGGATGAAGTAGAGACCCGGTTCGTCGGTCATCACGGTCCCCGGTTCGATCCGCCACGCCGCGCGGTAGACGCAGGTTCCCGACTCGGCGGCCCGTTCGGCGATCGAACCGTAGTCGAACGACCTCTCGCCCATCGCCTCGCAGTCGTGCACGTCCATGCCCAGTCCGTGGCCCAGTCCGTGGGGCATGAACATCGTCATGGCTCCTGCGGCCACGGCGTCGGCGGCCGGGCCTTTCAGCAGGCCCAGTCCGACAAGCCCTTCGGCGAGGGTCATGTAGGCGGCGTTGTGCACCTCGGTGTACATCATGTGGGGCTTCACGATGCGCGCCACGTGGTCGTGCGCCGCCAGTACGATGTTGTAAATGTCTTTTTGCTTTTGAGTGAAGCGTCCGCTCACGGGATAGGTGCGCGTGTGGTCCGAGCAGTAGCCTTCGACGGTTTCGCCGCCGGCGTCGCACAGCAGCAGCCGGCCCTCCTCCAGCACGCCGTCGGCGTTGAGGTTGTGGAGCGTCTCGCCGTGCTGCGACACGATCGACGGGAACGACACGCCCTGTCCCTGCGATTTGGCGACGCCTTCGATGGCTCCCGCGATCTGGCGTTCGACGACGCCCGGGCGGCACATCCGCATGGCCGTCGTGTGCATCTCGTAGCCGATCCGGAAGGCGCGTTCCATCTCCTCGACCTCTTCGGCGCTCTTCTTCTCGCGCATCTCCGCCACGGCGAACATCAGGTCCACCGACTTGTAGTCGTGCAGCAGCGCGGGTTTGATGCCCAGCAGCGCCGACAGCTGGAGCTTGGTCTCCCCGCGGTAGGGCGGCAGGTAGTGGACCCTGCGGCCCAGGGAGATCGCCCTGCGCAGCCGTTTTTCAAGCTCCGCCATCGGGAACGTCGCCGTGACGCCCGCTCCGGCGCCCATTTCGCGCAGCGTGGGCTGCGGTCCGGTCCAGATGATGTCCTCGACGGTGAAATCGTCGCCGTACAGCGCCTCTTCGCCCGTGTCGGCGTCGATCACGCCGACGACCGACGGCACGTTCAGCCCGAAATAGTAGCGGAACGAGGAGTCCTGCCGGAAGTAGTAGGCGTTGTTGGGATAATTGTTCGGCGAGAGCGAATTGCCCGGGAGCAGGATGATGCCGCTTCCGATCTTCGTGCGCAGCTCGTGGCGGCGCGCGGTATAGGTTTTTGCTGAAAACATAGTGTTGCTGTTTTCAGCAAATATACGAAAAACTAATTTTTAATTCTTCATTTTTCATTTTTAATTCTCTTCAGCCCTTCGGGCAGGGGCAGGCGGATGCGCGCGAGGCTGACGGCGGCCCCCGCGACGGCGAATCCGCCCGCCAGCAGCAGGGCCGTGTGGGTGCTGTTTTCGGGCACGACGTGGAACAGCAGGGCCATCAGCGCGGCGCCGGTCGTTTGTCCCGCGAGGCGTGCGGTGGCCAGCATGCCGCTCGCCGAACCGCTTCGTTCGGGCGGGGCCGAGGCGATCAGGATGCTGTTGTTGGGCGATTGGAACAGTCCGAATCCCGCGCCGCAGAGCACCAGCCGCCAGATGATGTCGAAATCGGTCGGATGCTCCGGCAGGAAGGCCAGCAGGAACAGTCCCGCGGCCATCATCGTAAGCCCCGTGCCGCCCAGCAGCCCGGCGTGAATGCGCTCGACGAGCAGCCCGGCCGCCGGGGCCACGACCATGATCACGGCGGGCCAGGCCGTCAGCAGCAGTCCCGTCTCGACGTCGTTGTAGCCGCAGGCCTGTTGCAGGTAGAAGGGCAGCGCCACCATGGCGAGCATCTGCCCGAGGAACGAGCAGACCGACGTTGCGACCGAGACCGAGAAGATCGGGATGCGCAGCAGGTCGAACGGCAGGATCGGATACGGTTCGCGCAGCTGGCCGCGGATGAAGAAGAAGCCGACGACGATGAGCGCCGCGACGCCCAGCGAGAGCACGCGCGGGTCCAGCCCGTGGGAGAAACCCTCGACCGAGGCCATCATCAGTCCGAACGTCAGGGCGTTCATCACTGCGTCGCGCCAGTCGAAGCGGTGTTCGCGCACCCGTACGGGATTCTCCGGCAGGAACCGGCGGCTGAGCGCCAGGGCGGCCAGCCCTATCGGGACGTTCACGGCGAACAGCCACGGCCAGTCGGCCGCGGAGAGGATGCCCGCCGCCAGCGTCGGCCCGGCCACCGACGAGGTGGCGACCACCGTGGCGTTGACGCCCATGCCGCGTCCCAGCCGGGCCTTGGGGTAGATGAAGCGGATCAGCGAGGTGTTGACCGAGGTGATGGCCGCGGCTCCGAACCCCTGCATGACGCGCGCCAGCACGAGGGCCTGGAGCGACCCGGAGAGCGAACAGCCCACCGACGCCACCGTGAAGAGCATCAGCCCGCCGATGTAGACCTTGCGGTAACCCACCACGTCGCCCAGCGCCGAGAGGGAGAGCAGCGAGACCATGATGGCCAGCTGGTAGGCGTTGACGATCCAGATCGAATCGGCCGCCGAGATGCCCAGCTGCTGCCCGATGGTGGGCAGGGCGACGTTGGCGACGGTCCCGTCGATCACCGAGAGCGATACGCCGAAGGCCACGGCCAGAATGGCTCCGAGCCGTTGGGGCATGGGCAGTCCGTCCGCAGGACGCTGGGGTATGTGGGGCGCGGCGTGCATTGCGACAGCAAAAGTAGGGATTTTTCCGGGCTTTTCCGGCAAAAGGCCCGGAAATTCCGGGCCTTCGTCGCACAACTGTCATATGGGCTTTTCCGTCGCGGCGGCCGGTAAGAGAGCCGTCTTCCGGGTCGGCCCGGGTTTGAACTTTTTATTTTGAATGGTTGTGGTTCACAGATTCTGTTTCCGCTGCCTTTACCGGCGGCAGCTTTCGGGGACGATGTCGCCCTCGGGCCGGACGCCCTTGAGGTGCTTGCCGAAGAACTTCTCCATGGCGCGGTAGAAGTCGAAGCGGTTCTCCTCGTTGTGGAATCCGTGGCCTTCGTTGTCCTTGACCATGTAGTCCACCTCCACGCCGCGTGCGCGCAGCGCCTCGACCATCTGGTTGCTCTCGTTGATGTTCACGCGGGGGTCGTTGGCGCCCTGAACCACCAGCAGCGGGGTCTTGATCCGCCCGGCGTTGAGCGCCGGGGAGTTTTCGCGCAGCATTTCCTGCTGCGTTTCGGGATTGCCGACCATTTCGTACATCTGGTCGAGCAGCGGCTTCCAGTAGGGAGGAATGGTGTTCAGGAACGAGAAGAGGTTCGAGACGCCTACATAGTCGATGGCGCAGGCGTAGAGGTCGGGGTCTTTGACGATGCCTTGCAGCGTGGCGTAACCGCCGTACGAGCCGCCGTAGATGGCGATCCGGGCGGGATCGGCGATGCCTTTCCCGATCAGCCAGTTCACGCCGTCGGTGATGTCGTCCTGCATCTCCTGCCCCCACTTGCCGAAGGCGATCTCCGTGAAGCGGCGGCCGAAGCCCGTCGAGCCGCGGAAGTTCATCTGCAATACGGCGTAGCCGCGGTTGGCCAGGAACTGCGCCTCGGGGTTGAAGCCCCACGAGTCGCGCGCCCACGGACCTCCGTGGGGATTCACCACCACGGGCAGGTTTTTGGCGTTGCGCAGGGTCTTGCCCACGGGCAGCGTGAGGTAACCCTCGATGCGCTCGCCGTCGCGCGCGGTGTATTCGATGGGGAGCATTTCGGCCATCTCCTCCTGTTTGATCCACGGACGCAGGTCGGCCAGTTTGGTCATCGTGTCGGTGGCGACATCGTAGATGTAGTAGGCGCCCGCCGTGCGGTCGCTGCCGGCGTAGACGATGTATTTGTCCTCGGCCTTGTCCGAACCGACGATGCCCAGTTCGTAGCCGCGCAGGTGGCGCTCCATGCGGCCGAACAGCTCGCCGGCCTCACGGTCGAAGAAGTGGCGCGTCGTCCCCTTGTGTCCTTCGTACGATACGCCGAGCAGTTTTTTCTCCTTTTCGCTGTACCAGACGCCCGCCAGGTCGTAGGTGTCGTTCGTATAGAGCACCTCTTTCTCCTCGCACGTCGCGGGGTCCATCAGCACGAGGGCGTCCTTGTCGCGTCCGAGGTTGGTGATGGCGTATACCATCCTGTTGTCGGGGGTGAACGTCGCGAAGCTGACCCCCTCCTTGAAATTGGTCGTCAGCACGGGGCGGAACTCTTCGGCCTCGCTCTCGCGGTAGCGGATCTGGGTGTTGACGCCGTCGACGACGGCGTAGGCCACGCGCAGCTTGCCGTCGTGGTCGGTCTGCCAGCCCTGCACGTCGCCGGGATTCTCGCAGAGCAGGGTTTTCTCCCCGGTGTTGAGGTTCAAACGATAGGGGTCGAATATCTGCGGGTTGCGCTCGTTCGTGCCGATGATCATCAGCGAGTCGATCTCCTCCAGCGGGTCGATGATCGTGGTCCGCACGCCCGGGACGGCGGTGTAGGCCTTCGGGTCCGTGCCGTCGATGTTGACGCCGTAGAGCTGGAAATTCTCGTCGCCGCCCGTGTCCTTGAGGTAGAGGATGCGGCTGTCGTTGGCCCAGAAGTATCCGGCCAGGTCGCGTTCTCTCTCCGAGGTGATGCGCACGGCCTCGTCCGACCCGACCTGCTGTACGAAGATGTTGCGGCGGCTCTCCCAGGGGGCCATGTAGGAGAAGTATTTTCCGTCGGGCGAAATCTGGTAGTCCGACTTTTCCGAGTTGCGGAAGAAGGTCTCCATCGGCAGCTCGGGGGCTGTTTTCGGGGTGCAGGCGACGGCCGTGGCGGCCATTGCGGCGATGATCAGGAGTTTTTTCATGGGATTTATTCGTTTGAGTTCTCTTCTTGTTTTCCGGTTTTGCGCCAGATGTTCGTCAGGCAGAGGAGCAGGACGATCGCGATCGGCAGGTTGAACCCGTGCGGCGACTGGGGGAACATCAGATGTGTGGCGACCTTCACGGCGAAAGCCGCGACGACGAGAAAAACGGTCAGAATGCGGATGACTTTTTCGATTTCCATGGGATGTCTTTTTTGTTTTCGACACTGCAAACATACGAAACAATTTTTGAAAAACAAATAATATTTATTGAAATTCGATAAATAATTTTCGATAGTTGGCCGTTTTCGGTTTTCGTGTCACGAAAAAAGGCGCACCTTTCGGATGCGCCTTCCCGTCATTGGGGGGGGACGGTCAGATCTTGAGGTATATCTTTTTCCGGTCGAGGAACCACAGCAGCAGCCAGCAGACGGCGACGTACCCCGCCGAGAGAACCACGGCGGCCGCCTCGGGCGAGAGTTTCGAAGCCAGCCCGCCGAAGAAGAACTCCGAGGTGTAGCTCACGCGGACGATCCGCTGGACCATGTAAATCGTGATCGAATTGACGCCGATGACCTTGAAGAAATAGGTCCACCGCCGCCATTGGCACACATCTATTATATAATAGAACAGCGCGAACATGCCCAGCGAGTAGGCTCCGGCGGCGAATACGAAGGCCGGAGTCCAGAGCTTCTTGTTGATCGGCTGTAACGGGTCGAGGCAGAGCGCCAGCGCCAGCAGCGCGACCGCCCCGGCGGCCATCCAGAGCGTCTTGCGGCTGCCGGAGGTCCGCTCTTCGGAGCGGCGGACGAACTCGCCCGTGAACATGCCCAGCATGGCCGTCACGATGGCCGGGAGGGTGCTCAACAGCCCTTCGGGGTCGAATCCCCTGCCGCCCAGCAGGTGCGAGGGCATGACGATTCGGTCGACGTAGCCCACGATATTGCCTTCGAGGGTCAGCGGCCCGGCCCCTCCGGCGTCGGGCGCGGCGACGAATTGCAGCAGCAGTCCGTAGCCGAGGAGGATCGCGGCGGCGATGACGGCGCGCGTGCGCACGTTGAAATTGACGAACAGCAGCGCCGCGAACATCCACGCCAGACCGATCCGGCCCAGCACGCTCGGCAGGCGCAGCGTGGCGAAGTCGAGCTTGAACAGTCCGCTGTAAACGAATCCCAGCGCCACGAGGGTCAGGCCGCGGCGGATGACTTTCAGGTAGATGCTTCGTTCGCTCATCCCTTTTTCGCGCTGTTTGGCGAGCGAGAAGGGGAACGAGATGCCCGCGATGAAGAGGAACAGCGGGAAGATGGTGTCGTGGTGGAAGAATCCGTTCCAGTCGGCGTGACCCATCTGGGCGGTCATCCAGTCGGAAAATTCTCCGGGACAGAGCTTGCACAGGGCTGTTACCAGTCCTGCGAATCCCATGATGAAGAGCATGTCGAAGCCCCGCAGGGCGTCGAGCGAAAGAAGCCGCTGCGAAGCGGCCGGTTGGGTCGGTTGAGGTTTCATCGGTATCGGGTTTCAGGTTGTTTCGGCGGGGACGAATTTGTAGAGCTGGTCGCCGCGGCGGACGACGCCGGGCGTGCGGATGGCGCAGAGTTCCCCCTGGGCGACCGACTCTGCCGGCTGTCCGTCGGGTCCGTGCAGTTCGGTGAGCGTCTGTTCGGCGACGCCCGTGGTCGCGCCGAGAAAGAAGATCGGTTCCCCGACAGCGAGCGGAGCCGCTTCGACCGACACCTCGGCTACCGAGAGCTTTCGGTAAAAGTTCGTCACCTTTCCCACATACACTTTGCGTTGGGTGGCCGACGATCCGTAGGCGGGGCTGTGCTCCACGACGGGGCGTCCGGCGTAGTAGCCTTCCCAGAAACCGCGGTTGAAAACCGTGCGGAGCCGCTCTTTCAGCTCCGCAGTTAAAGCGGGAGTGTAGGTCCCGGACTCCATCGCCTTGAGCGCCTGGTCGTAACACTCCACCACGCGTTTCACGTACTCCGCGCCGCGGGCGCGTCCCTCGATCTTCAGCACCCGGACCCCCGCGGCGATCATTTTGTCGAGGAAGTCGATGGTGCATAGGTCTTTGGGCGACAGGACGTAGCGTCCGTCGATGTCCAGCTGCGCGCCCGTCTCCTTGTCCGTGACGGTGTATTTGCGGCGGCACAGCTGGCGGCAGGCGCCGCGGTTGGCCGAGCAGTTGGTTTCGTAGAGCGAAAGGTAGCATTTGCCCGAGACGGACATGCACAGCGCGCCGTGGGCGAACATCTCGATCTCGACCAGTTCGCCCCGCGGGCCGCGGATGTCGTCCTCGACGATCCGGCGGCGGATCGCCGCCACCTGCTCCAGCGACAGTTCGCGCGCCAGCACCACCGTGTCGGCCCACTGGGCGTAGAAGCGCACCGCCTCGGAGTTCGAGATGTTGCTCTGGGTCGAGATGTGCACCTCCTGCCCGATCCGGCGGGCGTAAAGGATCGCCGCCATGTCCGAGGCGATCACGGCGTCGACACCCTCCTTTTTGGCGCGGTCGATCACGGCGTGCACGTCGGCGATCTCGTCTTCGTAGACGATCGTGTTGACCGTCAGGTAGGTCTTCACCCCGGCCTTGCGGGCCGAGGCGACGATCCGTCCCAGGTCGTCGAGCGTGAAGTTGGCCGCCGAGGCCGAACGCATGTTGAGTTTCCCGACGCCGAAATAGACGGCGTCGGCCCCGGCCCGGATGGCGGCCGCGAGCGATTCGTAACTCCCGACGGGAGCCATTATTTCAATGTCGGAGCGTTTCATCGTTCAGTTTTTCCGGTCCATCAGGCTCATGGCGTAGTCGCGCATGCGCTGTGTCCGCGAAGGGGCCACCGAAAGGGTGTCGAGGATCGACAGCGCACGTTCGAAACGCAGCTGGATCTGCTGCTCGGTCAGGCGCGGCACGTCCAGCCGGTCGTAGATCGACTTCACCTTGCCGATCTTCTCGGCGTCGGAGAGCGCCGGGTCGCGGTAGGCCGTGCGCAGCATCTCGCGCGTCGCCTCGTCGGCATGGCTCATCGCCGTGATCATCAGGTAGGTCTTCTTGCCTTCGAGGATGTCGCCCCCGATGGCTTTGCCCAGCCGCTGGTCGCCGTAGCTGTCCAGCAGGTCGTCCTGCAACTGGAATGCCAGCCCCAGCTCGACGGCGAAGCGCCGCAGGCGGCGGCAGTCCTCGTCCGAAGCGCCGCCCAGCATCGCGCCGATCACGACCGATCCGGCCAGCAGCACCGAGGTCTTCAGCTCGATCATGTGCATGTATTCGACCACCGAGACCTTGGGTTTCTGTTCGAAATCCATGTCGTACTGCTGTCCTTCGCACACCTCGAGCGCCATGGTGTTGAAGGTCGAGAGCACCTGCGGCAGCAGGTTGGCCGGGACGCTGCTCAACAGGCGGTAGGCGTAGATCATCATGGCGTCGCCCGAGAGGATGGCCACGTTCTGCCCCCATTTGGCATGGACCGAGGGCTTGCCCCGGCGCACGGCGGCGTTGTCCATGATGTCGTCGTGCAGCAGCGTGAAGTTGTGGAACACCTCGACGGCCGCAGCCGCGGGCAGCGCCTGTTTCACGTCGTCGGAGAAGATGCCGCAGGAGAGCGTCAGCAGCATGGGGCGGAGGCGTTTGCCGCCCCCGGCGAGCGAATAGCCGATCGGGGCGTATAGGAGTTCCGGTTCGGCCGGAAATTCGGTCTGGGCGAGGTAATTTTCGATGGCGGAGAGCATCTGCTCGTTGGTCTGCATAGTCTTGAATGGTACTTTTGGGTCGGAAACTGTCCCAAAAATAGGAAAAAACTTTGGAGTAGCCGAATTTTCGATTAACTTTGACAGGATAAAACTAACTTTTAACCTGAAACACGATATGAAAAAACTCGCGATCGGCGTGGACATCGGCGGCATCAACACCGCTTTCGGCCTCGTGGATGAAAACGGCGACCTCTATGCCGAATCGGTCATCTCGACCAAGAAGTACCCTTATGTTGACGACTATCCGGCTTATGTCGAGGACCTTTGCGACTCGATGCGCGCTCTGGCGCAGAGCCTTTCGTTCGAGTACGAACTGACGGGCATCGGCATCGGCGCGCCCAATGCCAACTACCACAAGGGCACGATCGAAACCCCTGCGAACCTTTGGAAGTTTAAGGAGGGCGACCCCAATCCCGACGAGTCGCGCCGCGTGTTCCCGCTGGCGGACGATATTTCGAAGTGTTTCGGCGGCGTGAAGACGCTCATTACCAACGACGCCAACGCGGCGACGATCGGCGAGATGATTTACGGCAACGCCAAGGGCATGCGCGATTTCATTATGATCACCCTCGGCACGGGTCTCGGTTCGGGATTCGTCGCCAACGGCGAGATGGTCTACGGCCACGACGGCTTCGCCGGCGAGTTCGGCCACGTGATCGTCGAGCGCAACGGCCGTGAGTGCGGCTGCGGGCGCAGGGGCTGTCTGGAGACCTATGTGTCGGCGACGGGCATCAAGCGCACGGCGTTCGAGCTGATGGCGAAGATGAACGCCCCCAGCAAACTGCGCAGCATCGCCTTCGACGACTTCGACGCCTCGATGATCTCGGCTGCCGCCGAGCAGGGCGATCCCATTGCGCTGGAGGCGTTCCGCTATACGGGCGAAATGCTGGGCCGCGCGCTGGCCGACGTGGTGACGGTGACCTCGCCCCAGGCCATTTTCCTCTTCGGCGGACTTTCGAAGGCCGGCAAGCTGATCTTCGAACCGACGCAGTGGTACATGGAGGAGAACATGCTCTTCGTCTTCAAGAACAAGGTGAAACTGCTTCCCAGCGGCATTCAGGGCAAGAACGCCGCCATCCTCGGCGCCTCGGCGCTGATCTGGCAGGAAGCCGCCAAATAGCCGGATACGGCTTGTGCCGCAAGGGCGAAGTTTCCGGACTTCGCCCTTTTTTGAAAACCGAAAACTTTAAATTCACAGCAATGAAACGTTTCTTTCTTCTGACCGTCGCGCTGCTGACGGTCTGGGCCGCGGCCGCACAGATGCGGTTCGTGGACGCCACCGAGTTGAACCTCATCGGCAAGGCCCTGCCGACGCCGCATCCCTACCACCGGATAGACACGGTCGCCTACAAGGGCTTCACCAAGGGCGAGAACCAGCAGGTGCGCTGCTCGGCGGGTCTCGCGCTGGTCTTCAAAACCAACTCCACGCGCATCGACCTGGAGCCGCAGTACACCTCGTTCGTCTACGCGGGGGCAAGCACCCCGCGGGTCGCTTCGGAGGGTTTCGACCTCTACATCCGCAAGGACGGCGAGTGGCTTTACGCCGCGTCGCGCGCCCCGAAGAAACGCGGCGAGGCCTACACGATGATCAGCCGTATGGACTCTTCGGAGAAGGAGTGCCTGTTGTACCTGCCCAATTACAGCGAGCTGACGTCGCTCCGCGTCGGGGTGGACGAGGGGGCGACGATCACCCCGATGGAGAATCCCTTCCGGCATAAGATCGTGATCTTCGGGTCGAGTTTCACGCACGGCGTCAGCACCAGCCGCGCGGGCATGAGCTACCCGATGCAGATCGGCCGCAACACGGGCCTCTACTTTTGCAGCATCGCGTGCAGCGGCAACTGCAAGCTGCAACCCTATTTCGCCGACTACCTCGGCGACGTAAAGGACGCCGACGCGATGGTTTTCGACGCCTTTTCGAATCCCGACGCGAAGATGATCGAAGAGCGGCTGATTCCCTTCATCGAACGCATCCGCGCGAAGCTGCCTTCGACGCCGCTGATCTTCGTGCAGACGATCTACCGCGAGAGCGGCAATTTCGACCTCCGTTCCCGCAAAATCGAAGAGGACAAGCGCGACATGGCCCGTCGGCAGATGGCCGAAGCCATGAAGCGTTTCGACAACGTCTATTTCGTCGACAAGGCGGACCTCACGGGAACGGACCACGTGACCTCGGCCGACGGCACGCACCCTTCGGATCTGGGCTACTGGCGCTGGGCGCAGAACCTCCAGCCCGAGTTGCTGAAGGTATTCAGGAAGTGCGGCATCCGCTGATACGGCGGGTTTTACCGGAAACAAGAGGAGGAGGCTCGCAACGAGCCTCCTCCTCTTGTTTTGCACGTGTCGGAATCGCT
This Alistipes shahii WAL 8301 DNA region includes the following protein-coding sequences:
- a CDS encoding SGNH/GDSL hydrolase family protein, which gives rise to MKRFFLLTVALLTVWAAAAQMRFVDATELNLIGKALPTPHPYHRIDTVAYKGFTKGENQQVRCSAGLALVFKTNSTRIDLEPQYTSFVYAGASTPRVASEGFDLYIRKDGEWLYAASRAPKKRGEAYTMISRMDSSEKECLLYLPNYSELTSLRVGVDEGATITPMENPFRHKIVIFGSSFTHGVSTSRAGMSYPMQIGRNTGLYFCSIACSGNCKLQPYFADYLGDVKDADAMVFDAFSNPDAKMIEERLIPFIERIRAKLPSTPLIFVQTIYRESGNFDLRSRKIEEDKRDMARRQMAEAMKRFDNVYFVDKADLTGTDHVTSADGTHPSDLGYWRWAQNLQPELLKVFRKCGIR